One genomic window of Pecten maximus chromosome 3, xPecMax1.1, whole genome shotgun sequence includes the following:
- the LOC117324173 gene encoding lysophosphatidylserine lipase ABHD12-like: MDFLWYTVAVPVTFFFGLYVALPIMVIINPWLQTKMVFLHIVKAPFVDYSKPKRLGNKNLKSGRCFYLPVTNGVRIGVWHVLPESIPEPEQEEDYIHTLKEGKPIFIYLHGTAATRAHTPRMNMLKRLSSLDNHVFSIDYRGFADSSGSPTEEGVVEDAFCMYKWVKEHCGDSPIIIWGHSLGTGVATLLVRHLCYTKEKLAGLVLEAPFNNLRDAARKHPLSKPFRFLPWFERAFLDTAAQINISFESDKHITHITVPIMMVHSKDDGDVPIDLGMKLYEVALKNRPNGAGPVQFYAVNHCGHIHISQAPEFPYIVRKFLKTCGCGDSSFCDKDYNCSTDIDWAALSPGTLDHRADNKDQ; this comes from the exons ATGGACTTCTTATG GTATACCGTCGCAGTGCCAGTAACATTCTTCTTTGGACTTTATGTTGCACTTCCAATTATGGTGATCATCAACCCCTGGCTCCAGACCAAAATGGTGTTCCTTCACATTG TAAAAGCACCGTTTGTAGATTATTCTAAACCAAAGAGACTTGGTAACAAAAATCTAAAGAGTGGCCGATGTTTTTATCTGCCGGTGACAAATGGAGTGAGGATAGGTgtttg GCATGTCCTACCCGAGAGTATACCGGAGCCAGAGCAGGAAGAAGACTACATCCATACATTGAAGGAAGGAAaacctatatttatataccttCATGGAACTGCAGCTACTAG GGCCCATACACCTAGAATGAACATGTTAAAGCGTCTCTCATCCCTGGATAATCATGTTTTCTCTATTGACTACAGAG GGTTTGCTGACTCCTCGGGGAGCCCCACAGAGGAGGGAGTAGTTGAGGATGCCTTCTGTATGTACAAATGGGTCAAAGAACATTGTGGTGACTCTCCAATCATTATCTGGGGCCACTCACTAGGCACAGG GGTGGCTACATTGCTGGTGAGACATTTGTGTTATACAA AAGAGAAATTGGCCGGTCTTGTTCTTGAAGCACCTTTCAACAATCTTAGAGATGCAGCTCGTAAGCACCCACTTTCAAAG CCTTTCAGATTTTTACCTTGGTTTGAGAGAGCCTTTCTGGACACTGCTGCTCAAATCAACATCAGTTTTGAGAGTGACAAGCA tataacacacattacagtGCCGATCATGATGGTGCATTCCAAAGACGACGGGGATGTCCCAATTGATCTAGGAATGAAg TTATATGAGGTAGCTTTGAAGAATCGGCCTAATGGTGCTGGACCTGTACAGTTCTACGCTGTGAATCATTGTGGACATATCCACATTAGCCAGGCACCGGAGTTTCCCTACATTGTCAG GAAGTTCCTCAAGACTTGTGGCTGTGGTGACTCGTCCTTCTGTGATAAGGACTATAACTGTAGTACAGACATAGACTGGGCCGCGCTGAGTCCTGGAACGCTGGACCATCGGGCTGACAACAAGGATCAGTAG